Proteins found in one Acidobacteriota bacterium genomic segment:
- a CDS encoding S8 family serine peptidase, translated as MNSPSLLSLAVAAALTLASTAARAADVSPDVRRALAGGARIPVLVTLRPAPGRRPAAQQEFVSDGLEIRRRLGSAPVVAGEATAAGVAALAARPDVLFVGLDRVVRPAGQVSTAQIGADRLLAIGVTGLGRSVAVVDSGIDLTHPDLRGPGGAAWPGANLVDGDGDLSDCSGHGTEVAGVLAGPQGLAPEAGLVVLKVFSARDGCKSARASDVLAAVEWAVAHAPGTDLDAINLSLADDAPHAGFCDAEDPAGAAVFAAARAAGLSVAAAAGNEGRTTGLPWPACLSGVASVGMVYSQSSGPVQWGGAAGCTDATTGPDVIPCASNTGSALSVLAPGVGWTTTAQGGGQTSAFSGTSAAAPAAAGALLLARQARPLADPAAAIELLRATGVPVRDSRTGRTAPRLDLGAALAASTPVAGGCEGTPIPDGAPEGLTCAAVVSSFVGNVSTLFLALEIDHPDPTQLVVTLVGPDGTQAVILAHGRRPGEAVREIYGLTAASFEPLSSFAGRTLEGTWRLTVADTVSGGAGRLVRWALFVEPSIPEPEPDFPGATSFVATSAHRIGKLGAFYTTDVRLFNTDPFRTLDVRLRFSPAGGGAPRTLTVTLPPLATRALEDAVHDTFRMEGYGPLFLSAPPGVVAASRTSTTAPRGGSFGLSIPAEATATAAGAGATLVLVPCFKGAGFRINVGVTEVSGQPAAVEFAVRDSSGTLRALIPRAVPAAGLVQVNDVYALTHLAPDAADRIEVRVTAGPGRVAAWATPVDDSTNDGSFVSAHPASSSLLIPAVARASGQFGARFVTDLKVSNAGPDPVTVRIAFSPLSGPGPAPAFVALRTSQTRVFDDVLATLFGAVADTAGALRVSALEGGSLYASSRTSTTTDAGRSYGLAIDAAAGGALAGPGRQLALTFLSSSAVRRTNVGFVETAGLATRVTATLLAPDGTRVATRDLALDALGAVQWNDVFAEMGAAPLADASLVVDVDSGGSVAAYAILVDNRTNDASYFPASLVPTP; from the coding sequence GGCGCGCACTCGCGGGCGGGGCTCGCATCCCGGTTCTCGTCACGCTTCGCCCGGCCCCCGGTCGGCGGCCCGCGGCGCAACAGGAGTTCGTGTCGGACGGTCTCGAGATCCGCCGCCGGCTCGGGAGCGCTCCCGTCGTGGCCGGCGAGGCGACCGCGGCGGGCGTCGCCGCGCTCGCGGCGCGGCCCGACGTGCTTTTCGTCGGCCTCGACCGCGTCGTGCGCCCCGCGGGACAGGTGAGCACCGCGCAGATCGGCGCCGACCGCCTGCTCGCGATCGGCGTCACCGGCCTCGGCCGGAGCGTCGCGGTCGTCGACAGCGGGATCGACCTCACGCATCCGGATCTGCGCGGACCCGGTGGCGCCGCATGGCCCGGCGCGAACCTCGTGGACGGCGACGGCGACCTCTCGGACTGCAGCGGACACGGCACCGAGGTCGCGGGCGTCCTCGCGGGTCCGCAGGGCCTTGCGCCCGAAGCGGGCCTCGTCGTCCTCAAGGTCTTCAGCGCGCGCGACGGCTGCAAGTCCGCGCGCGCCTCGGACGTCCTCGCGGCCGTCGAGTGGGCCGTTGCACACGCGCCCGGCACGGACCTCGACGCGATCAACCTCAGCCTCGCCGACGATGCGCCGCACGCGGGCTTCTGCGACGCCGAGGATCCCGCCGGCGCCGCCGTCTTCGCCGCCGCGCGGGCGGCGGGCCTCTCGGTCGCCGCCGCCGCCGGCAACGAGGGCCGCACGACCGGGCTCCCGTGGCCCGCCTGTCTCTCGGGTGTCGCGTCCGTCGGAATGGTCTATTCGCAATCGAGCGGCCCCGTCCAGTGGGGCGGTGCGGCTGGCTGCACGGACGCGACGACGGGTCCCGACGTCATCCCGTGCGCGAGCAACACCGGCAGCGCCCTGTCCGTCCTCGCGCCCGGCGTCGGGTGGACGACGACTGCCCAGGGCGGGGGCCAGACGTCCGCGTTCTCCGGCACGTCGGCCGCGGCCCCCGCGGCGGCGGGCGCCCTCCTCCTCGCCCGACAGGCCCGTCCGCTCGCCGACCCGGCGGCCGCCATCGAGCTCCTCCGCGCCACCGGCGTGCCCGTCCGCGATTCGCGCACCGGCCGGACGGCGCCGCGCCTCGACCTCGGGGCCGCGCTCGCCGCTTCGACGCCGGTCGCCGGAGGTTGCGAGGGGACGCCGATCCCGGACGGCGCGCCCGAAGGTCTGACGTGCGCGGCCGTCGTCTCGTCCTTCGTCGGAAACGTGTCCACGCTCTTTCTCGCGCTCGAGATCGACCACCCGGACCCGACCCAGCTGGTCGTCACGCTCGTCGGGCCGGACGGAACGCAGGCCGTGATCCTCGCCCACGGGCGCCGCCCGGGAGAGGCCGTGCGCGAGATCTACGGCCTGACGGCCGCTTCGTTCGAACCGCTGTCCTCCTTCGCCGGCCGGACGCTCGAGGGAACGTGGCGGCTCACCGTCGCGGACACCGTGTCGGGCGGCGCGGGCAGGCTCGTGAGATGGGCGCTCTTCGTCGAACCGTCGATCCCCGAGCCCGAGCCCGATTTCCCCGGCGCGACGTCGTTCGTCGCGACGTCCGCCCACCGGATCGGAAAGCTCGGGGCCTTCTACACGACCGACGTCCGGCTCTTCAACACGGATCCCTTCCGGACGCTGGACGTCCGCCTGCGGTTCTCCCCTGCCGGCGGCGGCGCCCCGCGCACGCTCACCGTGACGCTTCCGCCGCTCGCGACGCGCGCCCTCGAGGACGCCGTGCACGACACGTTCCGGATGGAGGGCTACGGGCCGCTCTTCCTGAGCGCTCCTCCAGGCGTCGTCGCCGCATCCCGCACGTCCACGACCGCGCCGCGCGGCGGCTCGTTCGGACTCTCGATCCCCGCCGAAGCCACGGCCACGGCGGCCGGGGCGGGCGCGACTCTCGTTCTCGTTCCCTGCTTCAAGGGCGCCGGTTTCCGCATAAACGTCGGGGTGACGGAGGTCTCCGGCCAGCCGGCCGCGGTCGAATTCGCCGTGCGCGACTCCTCCGGCACGCTGCGCGCCCTGATCCCGCGCGCGGTGCCGGCGGCGGGACTCGTGCAGGTCAACGACGTCTACGCGCTGACGCACCTCGCGCCGGACGCCGCCGACCGGATCGAGGTGCGCGTCACCGCCGGCCCGGGCCGCGTCGCCGCATGGGCGACGCCCGTCGACGACTCCACGAACGACGGTTCTTTCGTCTCCGCGCACCCCGCGTCCTCGAGTCTCCTCATTCCGGCGGTGGCCCGCGCCTCCGGGCAGTTCGGAGCGCGCTTCGTGACCGACCTCAAGGTCTCGAACGCCGGGCCCGATCCCGTGACCGTCCGGATCGCGTTCTCCCCTCTGTCCGGGCCCGGGCCCGCACCCGCATTCGTCGCGCTCCGCACGAGCCAGACACGCGTTTTCGACGACGTCCTCGCCACTCTCTTCGGCGCCGTGGCGGACACGGCGGGCGCGCTGCGCGTCTCCGCGCTCGAGGGCGGCTCCCTGTACGCGTCCTCGCGCACGTCGACGACGACGGACGCGGGCCGCTCCTACGGCCTCGCAATCGACGCGGCGGCCGGGGGCGCGCTCGCGGGGCCCGGCCGTCAGCTCGCGCTCACGTTCCTGTCGTCCTCCGCGGTCCGCCGGACGAACGTCGGGTTCGTCGAGACGGCCGGCCTGGCGACCCGCGTGACCGCGACGCTCCTCGCCCCGGACGGAACCCGGGTCGCGACGCGGGACCTTGCGCTCGACGCGCTCGGCGCCGTGCAGTGGAACGACGTCTTCGCCGAGATGGGGGCCGCGCCGCTCGCCGACGCGTCGCTCGTCGTGGACGTCGACTCGGGCGGAAGCGTTGCCGCGTACGCGATCCTCGTCGACAACCGGACGAACGACGCGAGCTACTTCCCGGCTTCGCTCGTGCCCACGCCCTGA
- a CDS encoding class I SAM-dependent methyltransferase, whose product MNDREYEIMFRREDAYWWYRGMRAVTRTFAPGIFTRAAGARALDAGCGTGRNLVDLAAGGPAVGVDLSLRALGFALRRGAAPLVCASVEALPFRTASFQAALSRDVLYMVPDDARAAREIARVLAPGGTLALSAPAFDALAGAHDVAVGALRRYTTGGLERLLKGAGLAVVRTSYANFFLAGPIGFLRKVTGAKARGRPREEVRSDFGLAPKPFEEIFSFLLSMEARILAKARLPFGVTALILAEKPGQGVGTSEAGK is encoded by the coding sequence ATGAACGACCGCGAATACGAGATCATGTTCCGCCGCGAGGACGCCTACTGGTGGTACCGGGGAATGCGCGCGGTCACGCGGACGTTCGCGCCCGGAATCTTCACGCGCGCCGCGGGCGCGCGCGCCCTCGACGCCGGCTGCGGAACAGGCCGCAACCTCGTGGATCTCGCGGCCGGCGGCCCTGCGGTGGGGGTCGACCTCTCGCTGCGCGCCCTCGGCTTCGCGCTGCGCCGCGGGGCCGCTCCACTCGTCTGCGCGTCGGTCGAAGCCCTTCCGTTCCGGACCGCGAGCTTCCAGGCGGCGCTTTCCCGCGACGTCCTCTACATGGTGCCGGACGACGCCCGCGCCGCTCGGGAGATCGCGCGCGTCCTCGCGCCGGGCGGGACGCTCGCGCTGTCGGCGCCGGCGTTCGACGCCCTCGCAGGCGCGCACGACGTCGCGGTCGGCGCCCTCCGGCGCTACACGACGGGAGGCCTCGAGAGGCTGCTGAAAGGCGCTGGGCTCGCGGTGGTCCGCACGAGCTACGCCAATTTCTTTCTGGCAGGTCCCATCGGATTTCTTAGAAAGGTGACTGGAGCGAAGGCGCGCGGCCGTCCTCGCGAGGAAGTCCGCAGCGATTTCGGCCTCGCTCCTAAACCATTCGAAGAAATCTTCTCTTTTCTTCTCTCGATGGAGGCCCGCATCCTTGCGAAGGCGCGCCTGCCGTTCGGCGTGACGGCGCTGATCCTCGCGGAGAAACCCGGTCAGGGCGTGGGCACGAGCGAAGCCGGGAAGTAG
- a CDS encoding DegT/DnrJ/EryC1/StrS family aminotransferase, which produces MSGVPYLDLARAAEGDEPELSAAVLAAVRRGRYVLGSEVAAFESEWAAFCGAARAVGVANGTDAITLALRALGVGPGDEVLTVSMTCAPTATGILRAGATPVFVDVEEDRLTMDAGALAAAVTPRTKAILPVHLYGRVADVEAIGAFARQNDLLLVEDCAQAHGAALAERPAGTFGRAAAWSFYPTKNLGALGDGGAVTVVGEADAAVADRVARLRVYGYVTRNDAAEPGYNSRLDEVQAAALRVRLRKLAAGNRRRAEIAARYDVALAGTVRVPPPAREGETPAHHLYVVRVPDREAFRARLAELGIGTDVHYPRAVHEQPAFAGLPRGPLAVTERAIREVVSLPLDPLLTDAEADKVIEAVRASAR; this is translated from the coding sequence ATGAGCGGCGTGCCGTATCTCGACCTCGCGCGGGCCGCCGAAGGCGACGAGCCCGAGCTCTCCGCCGCGGTGCTCGCCGCCGTCCGCCGCGGGCGCTACGTCCTCGGCAGCGAGGTCGCCGCGTTCGAGTCCGAATGGGCCGCCTTCTGCGGCGCCGCGCGCGCAGTCGGCGTCGCGAACGGGACCGACGCGATCACTCTCGCCCTGCGCGCGCTCGGCGTCGGGCCGGGGGACGAGGTCCTGACCGTTTCGATGACGTGCGCGCCCACCGCGACGGGGATCCTCCGCGCGGGGGCGACGCCCGTCTTCGTCGACGTCGAGGAAGACCGGCTCACGATGGACGCCGGCGCGCTCGCGGCCGCCGTCACGCCGAGGACGAAGGCGATCCTCCCGGTCCACCTCTACGGGCGCGTCGCGGACGTCGAGGCGATCGGCGCCTTCGCGCGGCAGAACGACCTTCTCCTCGTCGAGGATTGCGCGCAGGCGCACGGAGCGGCGCTCGCCGAAAGGCCCGCCGGGACGTTCGGCCGCGCCGCGGCGTGGAGCTTCTACCCGACGAAGAACCTCGGGGCGCTCGGCGACGGGGGCGCGGTGACGGTCGTGGGTGAGGCCGACGCGGCCGTCGCGGACCGCGTCGCGCGCCTCAGGGTCTACGGCTACGTGACGCGCAACGACGCCGCGGAGCCCGGGTACAACAGCCGGCTCGACGAGGTCCAGGCGGCGGCCCTGCGGGTCCGGCTGCGAAAGCTGGCCGCGGGGAACCGCCGGCGCGCGGAGATCGCGGCCCGGTACGACGTGGCGCTCGCCGGGACCGTGCGTGTCCCGCCTCCGGCCCGGGAGGGCGAGACCCCGGCCCACCACCTCTATGTCGTGCGCGTGCCGGACCGCGAGGCCTTCCGGGCGCGCCTCGCCGAGCTCGGGATCGGCACGGACGTCCACTACCCGCGCGCCGTGCACGAGCAGCCCGCGTTCGCGGGGCTGCCGCGCGGGCCGCTCGCGGTCACCGAGCGCGCGATACGCGAGGTCGTCTCGCTTCCGCTCGATCCGCTCCTCACGGACGCGGAGGCGGACAAGGTGATCGAAGCCGTGCGCGCGTCAGCGCGCTGA
- a CDS encoding glycosyltransferase family 2 protein codes for MAAASESLTMFFPCFNDAATIGSLVAAAHVVATEAGRDFEILVVDDGSKDNSAEILEALKEKYPELRVVSHGVNRGYGAALRSGFSGAAKDLVFYTDGDGQYDVLELKKFLPVLQEGVDVVNGYKIARSDPFHRIVIGKVYLVLMRILFRFHVRDVDCDFRLIRRTALDAISLKHSSGVICLELVKKLELAGFRFVDFPVHHYHRVAGKSQFFNFRRLFATGVNILRLWWEIQVRRDTPRGVAHAPAAAGSRPT; via the coding sequence ATGGCGGCCGCTTCCGAGAGCCTCACGATGTTCTTTCCGTGCTTCAACGACGCGGCGACCATCGGTTCGCTCGTCGCGGCGGCGCACGTCGTCGCGACCGAGGCGGGGCGGGACTTCGAGATCCTCGTCGTGGACGACGGCTCGAAGGACAACAGCGCGGAGATCCTCGAGGCCTTGAAAGAGAAGTACCCCGAGCTGCGCGTCGTGTCGCACGGCGTGAATCGCGGCTACGGCGCGGCCCTGCGCTCGGGCTTCTCGGGCGCGGCGAAGGACCTCGTCTTCTACACGGACGGCGACGGCCAGTACGACGTCCTCGAGCTGAAGAAGTTCCTGCCGGTCCTGCAGGAAGGGGTCGACGTCGTGAACGGCTACAAGATCGCCCGCTCGGATCCGTTTCACCGGATCGTGATTGGCAAGGTCTATCTCGTCCTCATGCGGATCCTGTTCCGGTTCCACGTGCGCGACGTGGACTGCGACTTCCGCCTCATCCGCCGGACGGCGCTCGACGCGATCTCGCTGAAGCACTCGAGCGGGGTGATCTGCCTCGAGCTCGTGAAGAAGCTCGAGCTCGCGGGCTTCCGTTTCGTGGACTTCCCGGTCCACCACTATCACCGCGTCGCGGGGAAGTCCCAGTTCTTCAACTTCCGCCGTCTGTTCGCGACGGGCGTGAACATCCTGCGGCTCTGGTGGGAGATCCAGGTCAGGCGCGACACGCCGCGCGGCGTGGCTCACGCGCCCGCCGCCGCCGGGTCGCGGCCGACATGA
- the rpiB gene encoding ribose 5-phosphate isomerase B, whose product MKIALGCDHAGFAYKEKIKAMLLGMGHDVKDFGTFTSDMVDYPLFIRPAAEAVASGACDRGIVLGGSGNGEAIVANKVKGVRCALCWNEATAKAAREHNDANVLSLGERMIPEETALSVVRIFLETPFDPAAGGGRHARRIAMIA is encoded by the coding sequence ATGAAGATCGCCCTCGGCTGCGACCACGCCGGCTTCGCGTACAAGGAAAAAATCAAGGCCATGCTCCTCGGCATGGGGCACGACGTGAAGGACTTCGGCACCTTCACCTCCGACATGGTCGACTACCCCCTCTTCATCCGCCCCGCGGCCGAAGCCGTCGCGAGCGGCGCGTGCGACCGCGGTATCGTCCTCGGCGGCTCGGGGAACGGCGAAGCCATCGTCGCGAACAAGGTGAAGGGGGTTCGCTGTGCGCTCTGCTGGAACGAGGCGACCGCGAAGGCCGCCCGCGAGCACAACGACGCGAACGTCCTCTCCCTGGGCGAGCGGATGATCCCCGAGGAGACGGCCCTCTCGGTCGTGCGCATCTTTCTCGAAACCCCGTTCGATCCCGCGGCAGGCGGCGGGCGCCACGCACGGCGGATCGCGATGATCGCGTGA
- a CDS encoding ABC-F family ATP-binding cassette domain-containing protein: protein MIALSGINKQYGRQVLFVDASFQLNTGEKIGLVGPNGAGKTTIFRLITGEEHADDGDVSVPKKLSIGYFKQEIDEMAGRPVLDEAIAGSGRLGDLHHELLDLEHALGDPSRADEMEKILERFGEVQGEYQQRGGYELEARAREVLHGLGFDDARIDGDVGALSGGWKMRVAMAKVLLGRPDVLLMDEPTNHLDIESILWLEEYLKKYPGSLLMTCHDRDFMNRVVTKVVEIDAGETITYSGNYDFYERERLQRESQREAAFARQQAMLAKENRFIERFQTHASKAAQVQSRVKKLEKIETIELPKKRAVVRFDFKAPARSGDDVAVLEKLSKGYGERRLYDGFDFLIRRGERWCVMGVNGAGKSTLLKMVAGMLPPDAGSVRVGASVRLGYFSQQALDVLDPELTVLEQVQKDFPAAGIGVLRALVGAFQFSGDDVDKKVRFLSGGEKSRLVMARMLFDPPNFLVLDEPTNHLDLATKEMLVESLSKFEGTMLFVSHDRAFLRGLSNRVLVLSENDSSDPPHAYGGSYAEWVSRTGHEAPGVHA, encoded by the coding sequence ATGATCGCGCTCTCAGGCATCAACAAGCAGTACGGCCGCCAGGTCCTCTTCGTCGACGCCTCGTTCCAGCTGAACACCGGAGAGAAGATCGGCCTCGTCGGCCCGAACGGAGCCGGCAAGACGACGATCTTCCGGCTCATCACGGGCGAGGAGCACGCCGACGACGGCGACGTGTCCGTGCCGAAGAAGCTCTCGATCGGCTACTTCAAGCAGGAGATCGACGAGATGGCGGGGCGGCCCGTCCTCGACGAGGCGATCGCCGGCAGCGGACGCCTCGGCGACCTCCACCACGAGCTCCTCGACCTCGAGCACGCGCTGGGAGACCCTTCCCGCGCGGACGAGATGGAGAAGATCCTCGAGCGGTTCGGCGAGGTGCAGGGCGAGTACCAGCAGCGGGGCGGCTACGAGCTCGAGGCGCGCGCCCGCGAGGTCCTCCACGGCCTCGGCTTCGACGACGCGCGCATCGACGGCGACGTCGGCGCGCTCTCGGGCGGCTGGAAGATGCGTGTCGCGATGGCCAAGGTGCTCCTCGGCCGGCCCGACGTCCTCCTCATGGACGAGCCGACGAACCATCTCGACATCGAGTCGATCCTCTGGCTCGAGGAGTACCTGAAGAAATACCCGGGCTCGCTCCTCATGACGTGCCACGACCGGGACTTCATGAACCGCGTCGTGACGAAGGTCGTCGAGATCGACGCGGGCGAGACGATCACGTACTCCGGCAACTACGACTTCTACGAGCGCGAGCGTCTCCAGCGCGAAAGCCAGCGCGAGGCCGCGTTCGCGCGGCAGCAGGCGATGCTCGCGAAGGAGAACCGCTTCATCGAGCGTTTCCAGACGCACGCGTCGAAGGCCGCCCAGGTGCAGAGCCGCGTCAAGAAGCTCGAGAAGATCGAGACCATCGAGCTGCCGAAGAAGCGCGCCGTCGTGCGCTTCGACTTCAAGGCGCCGGCCCGTTCGGGCGACGACGTCGCGGTCCTCGAGAAGCTCTCGAAGGGCTACGGCGAGAGGCGCCTTTACGACGGCTTCGACTTCCTGATCCGCCGCGGCGAGCGCTGGTGTGTGATGGGCGTGAACGGCGCCGGGAAGTCCACGCTCCTCAAGATGGTCGCGGGCATGCTGCCGCCCGACGCCGGCTCCGTGCGCGTCGGCGCGAGCGTGAGGCTCGGCTACTTCTCGCAGCAGGCGCTCGACGTCCTCGACCCCGAGCTGACGGTGCTCGAGCAGGTCCAGAAGGACTTCCCCGCAGCCGGCATCGGCGTGCTCCGGGCCCTCGTCGGCGCCTTCCAGTTCTCGGGCGACGACGTGGACAAGAAAGTCCGCTTCCTCTCGGGCGGCGAGAAATCGCGCCTCGTGATGGCGCGCATGCTGTTCGATCCGCCCAACTTCCTCGTCCTCGACGAGCCCACGAACCACCTCGACCTCGCGACGAAGGAAATGCTCGTCGAGTCGCTCTCGAAGTTCGAGGGGACGATGCTCTTCGTCTCCCACGACCGCGCTTTCCTCCGCGGGCTCTCGAACCGGGTCCTCGTGCTCTCCGAGAACGACTCGTCCGACCCGCCCCACGCCTACGGCGGCTCGTACGCGGAGTGGGTGTCACGCACCGGGCACGAGGCGCCGGGCGTCCACGCATAA